Genomic DNA from Telopea speciosissima isolate NSW1024214 ecotype Mountain lineage chromosome 2, Tspe_v1, whole genome shotgun sequence:
ttatattctataaaaaataaggaaaaaacaCTCACTTGATGTGCATTAAGGCATGAAATCAATTGATGCTTGATAATCAAGATCCATCTTATGTGCATTATGATTTGAAATCAATTGATTAATTGTAACAATTTGAGAATCAAGATCCACTTGATGTGTATTAAGAATTGAAATTAATGAATCAGGATCCACTTTTTTTGATGTGTATTAAGAATTGAAATTAATTCATTAGTTGTAACTACTTGAGAATTAAGATCCACTTGATGTGGTAATTAAGATCTACTTGATGTGATGAACAAGATCCACTTGATGTACATTAATTAAGAGTTGAAATCAATTGATTAGTTGTAACCGCTTGAGAATCAAGATCCACTTGATGTGCTTTAATGGTTAAAATCAATTGATGAGTTGTAACCGCTTGATAATTAAAATCCACTTGATGAGCTTTGAATTTTGTAATTAATAACCGTTTGATAATCAAGACCCAGCTGGtatatattgaaatcaattgatgAGCATTAAAGTTTGCAGCAGTATCGTCTTCTCCGCCAAAGGTTACTATCGGAGAACAATTTAGTCTTGACGTGAATGTCGATGAAGGGTCTTCATGGTTCATATAACACTCGATTTCATCAAAACAACAAAACATATATAGCCTTCCATACCTGATAACGAGCTCAACACGAACTTCAGATCGGCGATGAACGAGAAGTATAGCTTGGAAAACAATCTTGGGGAGCAACGAAAAAGATATTAATTGGCATCCATTAAAGAAATCTCCACCTCACCTTGAGCATTCCATGCAAAGACCAATGCTTTGGTCACAACCTGCTTGCGATGAGGCTTACTCGGAAAGACACATCCCATTAGAGAATTATTTTAAGCTAGTGGGGTGATATCCTCAAATTCATCCCATACCAGAAACTCGTCTTTGTCATCTTTGTCTACGTCTGCATTTACCTCCATTTTAGAAACCTCCACCTCTTCTTGAACATTCTATGCTTCATTATTTCAGATTACTACAATGTTATCCTCAAACTCACCTCCTACCATGAAGTCATCTTTGCCTTCATCTTCACCTTCGCCTTCGCCTTCACTTGTGCCTTGCATTTGGATAACTTCCAATGGTCATGATGATTCACTCACAAGGAGGAGAGAAACAAAAACTCATTAGGAGGCGAGAAAACACTcacaaggaagagagaaaacttGTGTTCTCTATGGGATACCTTCAATTCCCTTGGTCTTGCATGTATGTCTCTGTGGAAGCAGTTCAAGATATCAAGAAAAAGACCTATAGATCATGGTGCTCGTAACCAAGAAGCTGGTTCTAGATCTGTTCCGCTGCATTCCCATCTTTGTTCAGGTGACACCCGAACTGTATCTACTAGTCATATTTTGTTTACATCAACTCAGATTTATCAAAGGTAGTCTAATGGATTAACAGTGATTCTTGCTTGTCCAAGCCATGTCAACTCTTTTGGTTCTACCGGAAACCTTTTGTACCCAGAGGTGCCCTGAATGGAACTGAAGTCACGAGAGAATGTCAGGTTCAGTTCTCACAAAATAAAAAGTTCAACCTCAATTATAAGCTCAAATGACAAGTGAGAAAAAAGATGAACAATCAGTTCttcaaacaaatacaaaaaaaaaaagaggaagtaCAATTTCTTCAAACAGAACAACTACAAGTCATTACAAATTTCTTGGACATTCCAGaccaataaatatatttggttgTACAATCCACTTGGGCATTTCTAGATCAATTAACATATTTGGATGTGTCACTCAAATGTTGGAGTTCCATCTCTAGAATTCTACTTATTAATGGGGGGAAAAAATGGAAGAGGATGTAAAAGTACAACATCAAAGAGAGGAAGCTCAGCTGAAATATCTGGAAACTGGAGGTCAAACAAATCTTGGCAATCAGTTACACTTTAGATAAGCCTTACATCAGAGCCTCTCAGTCAATCTGATCATGAAAGAATTAACAGAAACTGCATCCAAAACTATCCAAGAAGATTCAAACAACTCATGGAAGAACTTGGCCCCAACCTGCTCAGCTGCAGCTCTAAAAGCAACCCCAAATGCATTCCCTTGGACTGCACCGAGACGTGGCTTCCCACATACCCCACCAATTAAAACTTTGTTGGGTTCTTGAGATAAGCAAGCACAGATCAAAGCCTTCATCTTCACACCCTTCTCCCGCAAAGCATCCATCAGAAAGTAGCAGAATTTGGTCAATGCTTGAGGATACCCAAGCAATTTTGTGTCTGCAGGATCTTCAAGCTTCATCCACCTGAATTTCCTTCCGCTTCTGATAGATCCACTCTTAGTTATAGCTATACTTCCTTGCCTTACAATGACCCTTTGTATCTTTATTGCATTTTGCATCCCCTTCCTCAGTTTGTCAAGATTATTCAAGGACAATGCATCATAGGCTACCCCAAACTGTTCAGATGCACAGGAACCATCAGACTCTACAAAAGACTCGAGCAGTGCGGTAACCCCATGTACCACATCAGCAGCAGATACCTTCGAGCTATACCCATAAAGTCGTAAAAAGCTTCGGTAGTAGAACTCTGTAAGCCCATACTCAGGGAGAAACCTTTCAAActcatctttcattttctgtttcacTTCAAAGTTCATGTACTGGAACTTCTGCTGGCAGTCAACAAGTGCAAATCCCATTCGGGCTAGGAGAAGCTTAAGCTTCTTCAAACCATTGTCACTCCAGGTCTTCAGCTTGGTCGCGATGTAGGAAGAACACAACATTGAATCAAATAAATTCCATTCCCTCAATAGCATGAGCCGTGGTTCATCTTCGTATGCAATTCTAGAGGCATCAGGCGCCCGTATCTTTGTCCCGTCTTTAAGGGTTACTGAAGTTATTGCATCCAAAATCCCGGAGCTGTTGATGTGCTGTTCTAGCTCCATCACACCAGCTTGATATCTCTCATTTGTGAGTCTCTCATGGACAAACTGATCAGTCAAAGAAACACAGGCTAACCAAAGCAATTCATTTGTATTCTTTCTAAGAGAATGTGAAAGATCAAACATAAGAAGGCCTGAAGGCTTTCCATGGAAAGTACCCAAGCTGTATTACTCCTTTTTCCGCTTCCTGTAGAGTTTTAACGGATCTAATTCTGTTTCTTCCGAAACCCTTCTCCGCTTCCGTGATCCTGAACCATCTTCCTCCTCACTTTCACTCTCACTGCCATCTTCACTATCAGAAATTTCATCAAGCCCATCATCAATGTTCAAGTCCGATGCATTTGCAACAGTAGAGACATCAAAGTCGTATGTCAAATCAGCCTGATGCTCATCATCCTGGGTGTAAAGAACAATAACCCTATCATTCTGATCGCTGAGGTTGTGGAGATGAATAGGCCGGTGGCTGTCAACCACAAAAACACGAGCGCCTGGCCCTAAATCCAGAACACGTCGTAGGTCCCTGTGACATCCCCAGTTTATGAGTAGGAGAGACATTGGCTGACTGGAGGAGGAGCATAGGCTAGAGCCTGCATATTTGTGGATTTCCTTAAATGAAGAAACAGGGTAACAAGCGTATTCGATAGAATCAGATTCAAGGATGTTGAAGATGATCTTTAGGGCACAAAGGGAATCAACATCAGAGGTTGATGGAAATATCAACAGAGGGGAAGAAGACGAAGCAGAAGCTGCCTATCGTAAACATTTATAGAAAGATTCAACTCTCTGTTCCCTCACCATATTCCCTCAATTGGATGTTCTATTATGAGAGAAAATAAGGTTTTTCTGCAGAAGGGCAAAACATGATCGAGCCGAAATTGCTGAACTATCTAAAATCCCTCCCAGATGTAGGCTTGATGCGTCGATTACATAGAGAGGCTGGGAAAACTACTAGTGTCTCAATCCAATTGTGAATAAATTAAAATGACTGAGTCTGTGAGTAAACCAATCAATATACCAATCAATATAAGTCGGAGGAGAGAATGAAATTAGACGAAATGCAGCGCTGACGACGAGCTTAAAACTAGAAGATCCAAACAAAATGCAGAATCTTAACAGTGATTCTATTGAAACTGCTTAAAGGAAACCCACTTCGCACAACATGATATGAACACAAACAATCTGAAAAGAAGATTTATATTTACAGAAATTTTTATCTAAGGAAAATTTCTGACACTGAACAATCGGGAGTACCTGAAGATGGGATAAAGCAAGAGCAGGCGTTCGTTTTAACGAGATTACGATTCCTTTGATAGTCTCTACTCACCGGCCAGAGAAGATCTGAAGAGGTTCCATCGGCAATGGAGACACAAAAGAACAGGTAAGTTTTCTGCGTCACTTTTTTACTTTGAATTTCCAAATGTCGTCTCTTCTGCAATTTCGAATGTTAAGTGAAAATTTAAATTTTCCCATGACCGCCAAATTTTGGCGGCGGCTAACGAACAATGTGAACTGACCTTTCTGTCCCTAAAATAAGTGTGAATGTCTGATCCAAGTCCTTATTGAGGCCAGATCATGCATCCGTACGTATACGCTACAGGCTCGCCTCTACAACCCAACTCATCGTGCGGGAGCTGACTGAAGATAGCTGACCAATGAGTCAATGATAATAGCCTCCCCTGATGGTTTTAGTGAACGGTATCGGATTTGGTATCGGTCTCCTTCAGAATCCTTATGATACCAATACAGATCAGCATGGATTGGCATTGATCAGACATGTTTGTATCTGGTCCAGGGGTgaaaatgaatagccaaaatccgtttccgtatccatgTTCGTGTCCGTTTagtattatccgaatccgtctgaaagctaaacggatgcgaatacggataggctataactatccgaaaagctatatttacatgaaaacggataaaatatccgatccgtatccgtgtccgtatctgtttagcactatccgaatccgtccgctagctaatcggatgcggatgcggatatagcactatccgagccgacgatccgtttacagccctacttttTTCTTACTACTTTACCCTTGGTCCGTACTATTTCACTGATACAGTATCAACATGGTATTGGGATTTGCGACTAGCAATACCGATATAGATCACCCGTTACAGACAATTCAATATCGATATCAACACCAATACCTATTACCATGTTCCCCTAACCCCATTGTGATATCTGTTTCTTTTAGGTaagtcatgggatcatctccatggTAGATCATGGGAAACCAATCAAAAGAACTAATGGTATAACAAAAATTTTGTTACACTGATGTCTTCTATCATCCCATAATCATTAGGGTAAagacaagaagagaaaaagaccATCTTTTTCTATCACATGAAAAGAGGAAACCATTCCATACCTGAATGCACAGCGAAAAGAGATCGATTtggggtttctttcgcatcccatgaataacaAATAATTTAAACCTTAATGCATAATAATTACATCAAGATTTGCTAACTCggagagcctcaagtgttgttcCTCCTCCATATAATGGTTATTCTCCCAACGAGCATTTCAAGAAAGCCCTTCTTGAATCTTTTTTATGCAGCCAAAGATTCCCCAAACCAAACAATAATCTTCTTCAACGAAAAGATCCCATCTTTTCACaatcagggttttccaaaacccctATAAACCTCACAACtcaaagagagcaagagagaagagagaggagagggagtgAGGTTTAGTCAGCCAAGCATCCCTGGGTTTAAATAAGTTCCTGtcttgtgagagtctgactctctctctctcctcaagtttGACTAGAAATCCAATAGGCTTTCTTGATGGGCTTCTatttggtgaagaagcagaatctagaagggaaagtaaaaaattaataaatttaatttttaatggaCAATTAAATAATTGTTCACatccattaaaattaaataaattaataacaaaTCCTAAAATTACCCTTGCACAATAACAACTTATTATGTATCAACCCTCCACTAGTCAACATCATCGTTATCAGAGTACATTACTCTTGGACATGTATATCAATATGCCAAACTCCATTCCATAGTATATGTCCATATCAAAGTGTCTGTGTACGTGATCGAAATCTAGAAACCATGATAAATAttttaatcaaaacatacatattatatatcattttatgtaaaaatacattttgaaaaaccatttctaaaatggtACAAGATCTTAATTCTCatccgaccatccacagacaatctctccttgatgttccccaatcgggcagtggagaccatgttaaATGAATCTTTGACTCACAAAATGTTCCCGCATTCTCAGAACACTAGTTATGGTTCTCTTAAaccttagtcattgatgaaccaaagaatgcattcacattttgcagtgacaaggccctctcaggtATTGGGTCTcaatgacacatgtctatcccaaacctacatctggcagtaatacatgagagaatcgGCACAAGTAGATTTTTAACCCATACACATCATTATGTGCACTCTCATTCGTACTCTGACGTCAACATGTCTAAGCATAgccaatgtgacgaccatatgataagggtactCAGCCCAAatcctagtcgtgactaccattttaagtataaacTTACggacatacattgctcaaaaaaatttatatcgcatgtgatattattaaaccaaaatgtataaacagTTCAATAATAATAAACCGGACTGAACCGAAAGAAATCAGGTTTAATGGACACTCATATCCAACAATTTCATGGGAGCGCATTTTCTCAATATTCCCccaaaaaatatggaaaatatGTTCTGGAAAATCTCAATATCTCAGAGTCTGTCCAATAACAAATCCTTTgaagttcctttttttttttttttttcatctattAAATGACTctattaatcttaattagctAGGTTCCCAAAACTTGTATTGTTGCTAGAGTGCTGCCTATATAGTAGAATAAAAGACTATGAGTTTAAGATAGGTTTCCTAGATTGTTATCCTCTGCAGTCCGCTGCTCGAACAGCAcctgctgtcccctcacatgggggcgaaatgacgacttaacctccctgcccgaacacactgcccgagggaggttaagtcatcattttGTACCCTATGTGAGGGAACAACACTGTGCTGTTTGGGCAGCGAACAGCACTGTGCTGTTCGGGCAACGAACaacaaaggataaaaattctagGCCAGCGATAACAAAAGAAATCCGcacccattaaaaaagaaaaataattataaatttttttgatagAGATTTATTTGATAGAAACTAGAGATCAGAAAACAATTCTTCTCATTTGACCCATCTTGTAGTCATTTAAGAGTTATATACATATGAAATGTTAGAAGAATATAAAACTCCACATATAAAAACTCAAGAAAAAAACACTACAgtattcaaaatttcaaaggaATCTATTAAGTTTAAATAAAACGTGGTAATGTTCAGAAGCCTTGGTGGTAATTAAGTGCTTTATTAATTATTTGAAACAAGCAATTACAAGGGCTATCATTGACATCGTAATTTCCCATGCTTTTCACAAGTTTTCGACTTTTACTTGTTTCTAGCATGGTAAAAGGCTCTTGTGATCAGTCCATCCAAACC
This window encodes:
- the LOC122652844 gene encoding cell division control protein 45 homolog; its protein translation is MFDLSHSLRKNTNELLWLACVSLTDQFVHERLTNERYQAGVMELEQHINSSGILDAITSVTLKDGTKIRAPDASRIAYEDEPRLMLLREWNLFDSMLCSSYIATKLKTWSDNGLKKLKLLLARMGFALVDCQQKFQYMNFEVKQKMKDEFERFLPEYGLTEFYYRSFLRLYGYSSKVSAADVVHGVTALLESFVESDGSCASEQFGVAYDALSLNNLDKLRKGMQNAIKIQRVIVRQGSIAITKSGSIRSGRKFRWMKLEDPADTKLLGYPQALTKFCYFLMDALREKGVKMKALICACLSQEPNKVLIGGVCGKPRLGAVQGNAFGVAFRAAAEQVGAKFFHELFESSWIVLDAVSVNSFMIRLTERL
- the LOC122652846 gene encoding cell division control protein 45 homolog, with translation MSLLLINWGCHRDLRRVLDLGPGARVFVVDSHRPIHLHNLSDQNDRVIVLYTQDDEHQADLTYDFDVSTVANASDLNIDDGLDEISDSEDGSESESEEEDGSGSRKRRRVSEETELDPLKLYRKRKKE